Proteins found in one Pseudoxanthomonas sp. SL93 genomic segment:
- a CDS encoding DUF6587 family protein, with product MDASLTLQYAVIAILVLASVWVVLKKQFPGPLRKARIALALPLLREGRANWQHVLGRLIAPAGSLVNGRLAGKDCGSCDGCG from the coding sequence ATGGACGCTTCGCTCACCCTGCAATACGCCGTCATCGCGATCCTGGTGCTGGCCAGCGTGTGGGTGGTGCTGAAGAAGCAGTTTCCCGGACCGCTGCGCAAGGCGCGGATCGCGCTCGCACTGCCGCTTCTGCGCGAAGGTAGGGCGAACTGGCAGCACGTACTGGGTCGGTTGATCGCACCCGCTGGCAGCCTGGTGAACGGCCGGCTCGCCGGCAAGGACTGTGGCAGCTGCGATGGGTGTGGTTGA
- the feoB gene encoding ferrous iron transport protein B has product MSAEASPLRLALVGNPNCGKTALFNQLTGSRQKVANYAGVTVERKEGRLHSAASGRHYALLDLPGAYSLHAASLDEAVTRDVCRGFYPGEPAPDVLVCVVDATNLRLHLRFALEVRELGKPMILAVNMMDAALRRGIAIDLAALEKELGVPVVETVAVKHNGARGLVEQIDRMATQPHAPRVLLGNTAAPGADPAQALHAETRRLLSLAVTMPTRTAKIDDALDRWLLHPVVGLLALAVVMFLIFQAVYAWATPLMDLIEAGTGALGAWAGGLLPEGPLNSLLVDGIIAGLGGVVVFLPQILILFAFILALEESGYLPRAAFLLDRLMASAGLSGRSFIPLLSSFACAIPGIMATRSIQDPRDRLATILVAPLMTCSARLPVYALLIGAFIPQKTVWGVFNQQGLVLFGLYAAGIVSALIVSWVMKKWRRDKSEHALLLELPSYRIPHPRDLLIGLWERAMIFLKRVGGIILALTILLWFLLNFPAAPVDAVGPAIDYSFAGRIGHAMAVFFSPLGFNWQICIALIPGLAAREVAVSSLATIYALSAADDDAAIQALTPVISDGWSLATALSLLVWFIYAPMCLSTLATIKRETNSWKQMGFATFYLFALAYLASLVTYQVASALGAG; this is encoded by the coding sequence ATGAGTGCCGAGGCATCCCCGTTGCGACTGGCCCTGGTGGGCAACCCCAATTGCGGCAAGACGGCGCTGTTCAACCAGCTGACCGGCAGCCGGCAGAAGGTCGCCAACTACGCCGGCGTGACGGTCGAGCGCAAGGAAGGCCGGCTGCACTCGGCCGCGTCGGGCCGCCACTATGCCTTGCTGGACCTGCCGGGCGCCTACAGCCTGCACGCCGCCAGCCTGGACGAGGCCGTCACGCGCGACGTTTGCCGCGGCTTCTATCCGGGCGAGCCCGCGCCCGACGTGCTGGTGTGCGTGGTCGATGCGACCAACCTGCGCCTGCACCTGCGTTTCGCGCTGGAAGTACGCGAGCTGGGCAAGCCGATGATCCTGGCGGTCAACATGATGGATGCGGCCCTGCGCCGTGGCATCGCCATCGATCTGGCTGCGCTGGAAAAGGAACTCGGCGTGCCGGTGGTGGAGACCGTGGCGGTCAAGCACAACGGCGCGCGCGGGCTGGTCGAACAGATCGACCGCATGGCCACGCAGCCACACGCACCCAGGGTGTTGCTGGGCAATACCGCCGCACCGGGCGCGGACCCGGCGCAGGCGCTGCACGCCGAAACCCGTCGCCTGCTGTCGCTGGCAGTGACCATGCCCACCCGCACGGCGAAGATCGACGACGCACTGGACCGTTGGCTGCTGCATCCGGTCGTCGGCCTGCTGGCACTGGCCGTGGTGATGTTCCTGATCTTCCAGGCGGTGTATGCGTGGGCTACGCCGCTGATGGACCTGATCGAAGCAGGCACCGGCGCGCTGGGCGCATGGGCGGGCGGCCTGTTGCCGGAAGGGCCGCTCAACAGCCTGCTGGTGGACGGCATCATCGCCGGCCTTGGCGGCGTGGTGGTGTTCCTGCCGCAGATCCTCATCCTGTTCGCCTTCATCCTGGCGCTGGAAGAGAGCGGTTATCTGCCGCGTGCTGCGTTCCTGCTGGATCGCCTGATGGCATCGGCGGGCCTGTCGGGTCGCTCCTTCATCCCGCTGCTGTCCAGTTTCGCCTGCGCCATCCCCGGCATCATGGCCACGCGCAGCATCCAGGATCCACGTGATCGTCTGGCGACGATCCTGGTGGCGCCACTGATGACCTGTTCGGCGCGCCTGCCGGTGTATGCCTTGCTGATCGGTGCGTTCATTCCGCAGAAGACCGTGTGGGGCGTCTTCAACCAGCAGGGACTGGTGCTGTTCGGCCTGTATGCGGCCGGTATCGTCAGTGCGCTGATCGTGTCCTGGGTGATGAAGAAATGGCGGCGCGACAAGAGCGAGCACGCGCTGCTGCTGGAACTCCCTTCCTACCGCATTCCGCATCCCCGCGACCTGCTGATCGGGTTGTGGGAGCGCGCGATGATCTTCCTGAAGCGCGTCGGCGGCATCATCCTGGCGCTGACCATCCTGCTGTGGTTCCTGCTCAATTTCCCCGCTGCGCCCGTCGATGCGGTGGGGCCTGCCATCGACTACAGCTTCGCCGGTCGCATCGGGCACGCCATGGCGGTCTTCTTCTCGCCGCTGGGGTTCAACTGGCAGATCTGCATCGCGCTGATCCCCGGCCTGGCCGCGCGCGAAGTGGCGGTGTCTTCGCTGGCGACGATCTACGCGCTGTCCGCAGCCGACGACGATGCCGCCATCCAGGCGCTGACGCCGGTCATCAGCGACGGCTGGTCGCTGGCCACCGCGCTGTCATTGCTCGTCTGGTTCATCTACGCGCCGATGTGCCTCTCCACGCTGGCCACGATCAAGCGCGAGACCAACTCGTGGAAGCAGATGGGCTTCGCGACGTTCTATCTGTTCGCGCTGGCGTACCTGGCGTCGTTGGTGACATACCAGGTAGCCAGCGCCCTGGGTGCCGGCTGA
- a CDS encoding FeoA family protein, whose translation MILTELPWRTPAIVESVEDHGPQDNIARRLRELGFVNGEEVEVVAKGPVGAEPLLVQVGFTRFALRRAEAARVRLRTDGAAA comes from the coding sequence GTGATCCTGACCGAATTGCCCTGGCGCACGCCTGCCATCGTGGAATCCGTGGAGGACCACGGTCCGCAGGACAACATCGCGCGCCGGCTTCGCGAGCTGGGCTTCGTCAATGGCGAGGAAGTGGAAGTGGTCGCCAAGGGCCCGGTGGGCGCCGAGCCCCTGCTGGTGCAGGTGGGTTTCACCCGCTTCGCGCTGCGCCGTGCCGAAGCCGCGCGCGTGCGTTTGCGGACCGATGGAGCGGCTGCATGA
- a CDS encoding enoyl-CoA hydratase-related protein produces MAESPQEHPLVLARTGSVARIRLDRPALHNAFDAGLIAALTAALEAIGADPGVRAVVLEGSGASFSAGADLNWMRGMARASEAENRDDALALARLMRTLDELPKPTVARVHGAAFGGGVGLVACCDIAIGVPEAKFGLTESRLGLLPAVISPYVIAAIGARQARRWFATAEIFDASTALQIGLLHQVVPADQLDEAVERQLALLLKAGPVAAATAKQLVSRVAAQTDRAAMEADNAALIAGLRVSAEGQEGLSAFLDKRPPAWTTKE; encoded by the coding sequence ATGGCGGAATCACCGCAGGAACACCCCCTCGTGCTGGCCCGCACGGGCTCCGTGGCACGCATCCGCCTGGATCGCCCGGCACTCCACAATGCCTTCGACGCCGGCCTGATCGCCGCGCTGACCGCGGCGCTGGAGGCTATCGGGGCCGATCCCGGCGTGCGCGCCGTGGTGCTGGAGGGAAGTGGCGCTTCGTTTTCCGCCGGGGCTGACCTGAACTGGATGCGCGGCATGGCCCGCGCCAGCGAGGCGGAGAATCGCGACGACGCCCTCGCCCTCGCCCGCCTGATGCGGACGCTGGATGAATTGCCCAAGCCGACGGTGGCGCGCGTGCATGGCGCGGCTTTCGGCGGCGGCGTCGGCCTGGTGGCGTGCTGCGACATCGCCATCGGCGTGCCGGAAGCGAAGTTCGGCCTGACCGAAAGCAGGCTGGGACTGTTGCCGGCAGTGATCTCGCCGTACGTCATCGCCGCCATCGGTGCCCGGCAGGCACGGCGGTGGTTCGCCACGGCGGAGATCTTCGATGCGTCGACCGCCCTGCAGATCGGACTGCTGCACCAGGTGGTGCCGGCAGACCAGCTGGACGAGGCCGTGGAGCGCCAGCTCGCGCTGCTGCTGAAGGCCGGTCCGGTCGCCGCCGCGACCGCCAAGCAACTCGTTTCCCGCGTTGCCGCGCAGACGGACCGCGCGGCGATGGAGGCCGACAATGCGGCGCTGATCGCGGGGCTACGCGTTTCCGCCGAAGGCCAGGAAGGCCTGTCCGCCTTCCTCGACAAGCGGCCGCCCGCCTGGACCACCAAGGAGTAG
- a CDS encoding VOC family protein translates to MIDHLGFDVSDYARSRAFYSHVLAPLGYGVVMEVTREMTGGYEGCGFGPPSRPHFWVGKGGGTPGRGMHIAFTAQTRAQVDAFHAAALAAGAQDNGAPGLRPHYHPDYYGAFVIDPDGNNVEAVCHLPADAQP, encoded by the coding sequence GTGATCGACCACCTGGGATTCGATGTCAGCGACTACGCCCGCAGCCGGGCGTTCTATTCGCACGTGCTGGCGCCGCTGGGCTATGGCGTGGTGATGGAAGTGACCCGCGAGATGACCGGCGGTTATGAGGGGTGTGGTTTCGGTCCGCCCAGCCGCCCCCACTTCTGGGTGGGCAAAGGCGGCGGCACGCCCGGGCGCGGGATGCACATCGCCTTCACCGCGCAGACGCGAGCCCAGGTGGATGCCTTCCATGCAGCCGCCCTCGCCGCCGGCGCACAGGACAACGGTGCGCCCGGCCTGCGGCCGCACTACCACCCCGACTACTACGGCGCCTTCGTCATCGATCCCGACGGCAACAACGTCGAAGCCGTGTGCCACCTTCCCGCGGATGCCCAGCCCTGA
- a CDS encoding acetyl/propionyl/methylcrotonyl-CoA carboxylase subunit alpha, whose protein sequence is MFSKILIANRGEIACRVIRTCRRLGIRTVAVYSEADADAQHVRQADEAYPIGGPRPQESYLRGDAILAVAKQSGAQAIHPGYGFLSENADFADAVAAAGLAFIGPSGTSMRKMGSKAGAKDLMAAAGVPVVPGYTGDDQSPNTLSREAARIGFPLMIKAAHGGGGKGMRIVHRLEEFIGQLESCQREAANAFGRDRVLLERYVQSPRHIEIQVFADTQGNTLHLNERECSAQRRYQKVLEESPSPFLTPALRAAMGDAAVKAAQAIDYANAGTVEFIVDPAGQFYFMEINTRLQVEHPVTELTTGLDLVEWQLRVAAGEPLPLAQADVPQRGHAIEVRLYAEDPEAGFLPGSGRLDRLALPSPSPHVRIDSGVVEGDTVTIFYDPMIAKLIVWDEDRPRALARLRDALAACDIAGPKSNIGFLEQLARHPAIVDGTIDTGYLDRHLDEFMPSDQVDASLLVAAAAAALLQQETDARQQAAMSPDPTSPWAIADGWRLGHAGQRPLAFQHRGDTVAVQAQGSAGHYTLELDGTRHDVRGARLTGDVLSLRINEQARQFRVQHHGSRVVLHDGERRLTVEKVPVYRRTHGSEGSGDGRIVAPMPGRVVLVKARPGDGVTAGQELLVMEAMKMELAVRAPRDGVVADVRASAGDFVEADAILVTLE, encoded by the coding sequence ATGTTCTCCAAGATCCTGATTGCCAACCGCGGCGAAATCGCCTGCCGCGTCATCCGCACCTGCCGTCGCCTGGGCATCCGCACGGTGGCGGTGTATTCCGAGGCCGATGCCGACGCCCAGCATGTGCGCCAGGCCGATGAGGCCTACCCGATCGGCGGTCCGCGACCGCAGGAAAGCTACCTGCGCGGCGATGCCATCCTGGCGGTGGCGAAACAGAGCGGCGCGCAGGCCATCCATCCCGGCTACGGCTTCCTGTCCGAGAACGCCGACTTCGCCGATGCCGTCGCTGCGGCCGGGCTCGCCTTCATCGGCCCCAGCGGCACCTCGATGCGCAAGATGGGCAGCAAGGCCGGCGCCAAGGACCTCATGGCCGCCGCCGGCGTGCCGGTGGTGCCGGGCTATACCGGCGACGACCAGTCGCCCAACACGCTGTCCCGCGAAGCGGCGCGCATCGGCTTCCCGCTGATGATCAAGGCCGCGCACGGCGGCGGCGGCAAGGGCATGCGCATCGTGCACCGGCTGGAGGAATTCATCGGGCAACTGGAAAGCTGCCAGCGCGAAGCCGCCAATGCCTTCGGCCGCGACCGCGTGCTGCTGGAACGTTACGTGCAGTCGCCGCGGCACATCGAGATCCAGGTGTTCGCGGACACGCAGGGCAACACGCTGCATCTCAACGAGCGGGAATGCTCGGCGCAGCGCCGCTACCAGAAGGTGCTGGAAGAATCGCCGTCGCCGTTCCTGACACCCGCGCTGCGCGCGGCCATGGGCGACGCCGCGGTGAAGGCGGCGCAGGCGATCGACTATGCCAATGCGGGCACGGTGGAGTTCATCGTCGACCCGGCCGGGCAGTTCTATTTCATGGAGATCAACACGCGCCTGCAGGTGGAACATCCGGTCACCGAACTGACCACCGGGCTGGACCTGGTGGAATGGCAACTGCGCGTGGCGGCGGGTGAACCGTTGCCGCTCGCGCAGGCCGACGTGCCGCAGCGCGGCCACGCCATCGAAGTGCGGCTGTACGCGGAAGACCCCGAGGCGGGCTTCCTGCCCGGTTCCGGCAGGCTCGACAGGCTGGCGCTGCCCTCGCCCTCCCCGCACGTGCGCATCGACTCCGGCGTGGTGGAAGGTGACACCGTGACCATCTTCTACGATCCGATGATCGCCAAGCTGATCGTGTGGGACGAGGATCGGCCGCGTGCGCTGGCGCGGTTGCGGGACGCGCTGGCCGCTTGCGACATCGCCGGTCCCAAGTCGAACATCGGTTTCCTGGAGCAGCTCGCCCGGCACCCCGCCATCGTCGACGGCACCATCGACACCGGCTACCTGGACCGTCATCTGGACGAGTTCATGCCATCGGACCAGGTCGACGCATCGCTGCTGGTGGCCGCGGCCGCGGCGGCGCTGCTCCAGCAGGAAACGGACGCCCGGCAACAGGCAGCCATGTCCCCCGACCCCACCTCGCCCTGGGCGATCGCCGACGGCTGGCGACTGGGCCACGCCGGCCAACGCCCGCTGGCATTCCAGCACCGCGGCGACACCGTGGCGGTGCAGGCCCAGGGCAGTGCCGGGCATTACACGCTCGAACTCGACGGCACGCGCCATGACGTGCGCGGCGCCAGGCTGACCGGCGACGTGCTCAGTTTGCGTATCAATGAACAGGCGCGGCAGTTCCGCGTCCAGCATCATGGTTCGCGCGTGGTGCTGCATGACGGGGAACGCCGGCTGACGGTGGAGAAAGTGCCGGTATACCGGCGCACCCACGGCAGTGAAGGGAGTGGCGACGGCCGCATCGTCGCACCCATGCCAGGACGCGTGGTGCTGGTGAAAGCGCGACCGGGCGATGGGGTGACCGCGGGACAGGAGCTGCTGGTGATGGAAGCGATGAAGATGGAGCTGGCCGTCAGGGCACCGCGCGATGGCGTGGTGGCCGACGTGCGCGCCAGCGCCGGCGACTTCGTCGAAGCCGATGCCATTCTGGTCACGCTGGAGTGA
- a CDS encoding hydroxymethylglutaryl-CoA lyase, producing the protein MSALLSAADGDFVRIVEVGPRDGLQNEKTHVGTADKVALINRLSDTGLLSIEATSFVSPAWVPQLADAADVFATIDRRPGIAYPVLVPNEKGYERARAVGVQEVAVFTAASEAFNRKNINAGIDESIERFRPVLERAAADGVKVRGYVSTVLGCPYQGDVPVADVVRVAKTLHAMGCYEISLGDTIGVGTPRKAAAMLQAVAGEVPLPALAVHFHDTYGQALANLLACLEVGVRVVDSAVSGAGGCPYAKGASGNVASEDVVYLLHGLGMRTGVDLPALAETGRWLAARLGRETGSRVGKAMATT; encoded by the coding sequence ATGAGCGCGCTCCTGTCGGCGGCCGATGGCGATTTCGTCCGCATCGTCGAGGTGGGCCCCCGCGACGGCCTGCAGAACGAGAAGACCCACGTCGGTACCGCCGACAAGGTCGCGCTGATCAATCGTCTCTCCGACACCGGACTGCTGAGCATCGAGGCGACCAGTTTCGTCAGCCCGGCATGGGTGCCGCAGCTGGCCGACGCCGCGGACGTGTTCGCGACGATCGACCGTCGGCCGGGAATCGCGTATCCGGTCCTGGTGCCCAACGAGAAAGGGTACGAGCGCGCACGCGCGGTGGGCGTGCAGGAAGTGGCGGTCTTCACGGCGGCCTCGGAAGCCTTCAACCGCAAGAACATCAACGCCGGCATCGACGAATCCATCGAACGCTTCCGCCCGGTGCTGGAGCGCGCCGCCGCCGACGGCGTCAAGGTGCGCGGCTACGTTTCCACCGTGCTGGGCTGCCCCTACCAGGGCGACGTGCCGGTGGCCGATGTGGTGCGCGTGGCGAAGACCCTGCACGCGATGGGCTGTTACGAGATCTCGCTGGGCGACACCATCGGCGTGGGCACGCCGCGCAAGGCCGCCGCCATGCTGCAGGCGGTCGCTGGCGAAGTCCCGCTGCCCGCCTTGGCGGTCCACTTCCACGACACCTACGGCCAAGCGCTGGCCAACCTGCTGGCCTGCCTGGAGGTGGGCGTGCGGGTGGTCGATTCGGCGGTATCCGGCGCGGGCGGCTGTCCCTATGCCAAGGGCGCCAGCGGCAACGTCGCCAGCGAGGACGTGGTGTACCTGCTGCACGGCCTGGGCATGCGGACCGGCGTGGACCTGCCTGCCCTTGCCGAGACCGGCCGCTGGCTCGCCGCGCGGCTCGGCAGGGAGACCGGTAGCCGCGTCGGCAAGGCGATGGCGACGACATGA
- a CDS encoding EAL domain-containing protein → MNTRSAPDDGMANGRDATDAPDLATLLAALERSAQDPSTPPAQRTLLLQARDALLAKQHEATTEGERYRNLFDAVPDPVSIIAEDGTVLDLNKAGMQAYRRPRDEIVGNNINVLNPDLPRDHLVPVWETLNRGETYVIEVTNMRGDGTRFPVEVHSANITFDGRKSIVAVARDISSRREAELRYRELMETLDKGIVVHDRELGIQYCNGAAMRIFGIREDQRVDQELALDRWHIVDEDGREMARHELPAQRALDSGHMVESVLLGMYHREKKQLIWLTATSVPQFAPGASVPSQVTTLFSDVTELKRDSALFDRAQSLAHIGGWEWDIVRDRMYLTDEAQRILGAARPLETLEAVLLCLREPDRRRLRTALQLVTAGGTGFDLELQGSQADGHGFWIRVIGDAEPGDPGASRITGTMQDISQDKQAEETLRIQARTDPLTGLMNRDAVLTELGARLGDPERERVAVLYIDLDRFKMVNDVLGHNAGDELLVQASDRIRGAVGTEGMIARFGGDEFLVICDAGDDPRRPEDLAHAVLGAFADSFRFGKDEFAITASIGLAVAPRDGQRPQQLIQNADIAMYDSKHRARNGWQTFSQELAQRQQDRLQIETQLRRAVDNDEFRLVYQPQVDLRNGRVIAAEALIRWQNHQLGELRPDLFISHAETTGDIVRIGSWVLREACRQVAAWRDLGLGIVRVAVNVSYRQFAGDDLADMVRTILGEFDLPGSALELEFTERVLIEDAPATLRTFADLRQLGVLLTIDDFGEGYSALNYLRRLPIHGLKLSPLFTEGVPNNRSDVAVCQAVSAIARSLGLGLVAEGVESEAQRQFLLQLGVPVGQGFLFAPGLSPDEFARRLADTPMERVLHA, encoded by the coding sequence ATGAACACGCGCAGCGCGCCTGATGACGGCATGGCAAACGGTCGCGACGCGACCGACGCCCCCGATCTGGCGACGCTGCTGGCCGCGCTCGAACGGAGCGCGCAGGACCCGTCCACGCCGCCGGCGCAACGCACCCTGCTGCTGCAGGCGCGCGATGCGCTGCTGGCCAAGCAGCACGAGGCCACCACCGAAGGCGAGCGCTACCGCAACCTGTTCGACGCCGTGCCCGACCCCGTCAGCATCATCGCCGAGGACGGCACGGTGCTGGATCTCAACAAGGCCGGCATGCAGGCCTATCGCCGGCCGCGCGACGAGATCGTCGGCAACAACATCAACGTCCTCAACCCCGACCTGCCGCGCGATCACCTGGTGCCGGTCTGGGAAACATTGAACCGCGGCGAGACCTACGTCATCGAGGTCACCAACATGCGTGGCGATGGCACGCGGTTCCCGGTGGAAGTGCACTCCGCCAACATCACCTTCGACGGACGCAAGAGCATCGTCGCGGTCGCACGCGACATCAGCAGTCGCCGCGAGGCCGAACTGCGCTACCGCGAACTGATGGAGACGCTGGACAAGGGCATCGTGGTGCACGACCGCGAGCTGGGCATCCAGTACTGCAACGGCGCGGCCATGCGCATCTTCGGCATCCGCGAGGACCAGCGCGTGGACCAGGAACTCGCGCTGGACCGCTGGCATATCGTCGACGAGGACGGACGCGAGATGGCCCGCCATGAACTGCCGGCGCAGCGGGCGCTGGACAGCGGCCACATGGTGGAAAGCGTGCTGCTGGGCATGTACCACCGCGAAAAGAAGCAGCTGATCTGGCTGACCGCCACCTCGGTGCCGCAGTTCGCGCCCGGCGCCAGCGTGCCTTCGCAGGTGACCACCCTCTTCAGCGACGTCACCGAACTCAAGCGCGACAGCGCGCTGTTCGACCGTGCGCAATCGCTGGCGCACATCGGCGGCTGGGAATGGGACATCGTGCGCGACCGCATGTACCTGACCGACGAGGCACAGCGCATCCTCGGCGCCGCGCGCCCGCTGGAAACGCTGGAGGCCGTGCTGCTCTGCCTGCGCGAACCGGATCGGCGCCGCCTGCGCACGGCCCTGCAGCTGGTCACTGCCGGCGGTACCGGGTTCGACCTGGAACTGCAGGGCAGCCAGGCCGACGGCCATGGGTTCTGGATCCGTGTGATCGGCGATGCCGAACCGGGCGACCCCGGCGCCTCGCGCATCACCGGCACCATGCAGGACATCTCGCAGGACAAGCAGGCCGAGGAAACCCTGCGCATCCAGGCGCGTACCGACCCGCTGACGGGCCTGATGAACCGCGATGCGGTGCTGACCGAGCTGGGCGCGCGCCTGGGCGACCCCGAGCGCGAACGCGTCGCCGTGCTCTACATCGACCTGGATCGCTTCAAGATGGTCAACGACGTGCTGGGCCACAACGCCGGGGACGAACTGCTGGTGCAGGCGTCGGACCGCATCCGTGGCGCGGTGGGCACCGAGGGCATGATCGCGCGCTTCGGCGGCGACGAGTTCCTGGTGATCTGCGACGCCGGGGATGATCCGCGCCGGCCGGAGGACCTTGCGCATGCGGTGCTGGGGGCCTTCGCTGATTCGTTCCGGTTCGGCAAGGACGAGTTCGCCATCACCGCCAGCATCGGCCTGGCCGTGGCGCCGCGCGACGGGCAGCGGCCGCAGCAGCTCATCCAGAACGCCGACATCGCGATGTACGACAGCAAGCACCGTGCGCGCAACGGCTGGCAGACCTTCAGCCAGGAACTGGCGCAGCGCCAGCAGGACCGCCTGCAGATCGAGACCCAGCTGCGCCGCGCGGTGGACAACGACGAATTCCGGCTGGTCTACCAGCCCCAGGTGGACCTTCGCAACGGCCGCGTGATCGCTGCCGAAGCGCTGATCCGCTGGCAGAACCACCAGCTGGGCGAACTGCGTCCGGATCTCTTCATCAGCCACGCGGAAACCACCGGCGACATCGTGCGCATCGGCAGCTGGGTGCTGCGCGAGGCCTGCCGGCAGGTGGCGGCGTGGCGCGACCTGGGGCTGGGCATCGTCCGCGTGGCGGTCAACGTGTCCTACCGCCAGTTCGCGGGGGACGACCTGGCCGACATGGTCCGTACGATCCTGGGCGAGTTCGACCTGCCCGGCAGCGCGCTGGAGCTGGAGTTCACCGAGCGGGTGCTGATCGAGGATGCGCCCGCCACCCTGCGCACGTTCGCCGACCTGCGCCAGCTGGGCGTGCTGCTGACCATCGACGATTTCGGCGAAGGCTACAGCGCGCTCAACTACCTGCGCCGCCTGCCCATCCACGGCTTGAAGCTCAGCCCGCTGTTCACCGAAGGCGTGCCGAACAATCGTTCCGATGTCGCGGTCTGTCAGGCCGTCTCCGCCATCGCGCGCAGCCTGGGCCTGGGGCTGGTCGCCGAGGGCGTGGAGTCGGAAGCGCAGCGCCAGTTCCTGCTGCAGCTGGGCGTGCCGGTGGGCCAGGGCTTCCTGTTCGCGCCGGGCCTGTCCCCCGATGAGTTCGCGCGCCGGCTGGCCGACACGCCGATGGAGCGCGTGCTGCACGCCTGA
- a CDS encoding SDR family NAD(P)-dependent oxidoreductase: MQLSDTRAVITGGVSGLGLAVAQHLVAHGGKVALFDVNDDKGAAAVAALGEGHARYFRTDVTDEAGVAANMAAAQAFMGGLNAAINCAGILGAGRVLGKEAPMPLATFQTTVLVNLVGSFNVAKAAADLMQHNAPNGAGERGVIVNTASVAAYEGQIGQAAYSASKGGVVGMTLPMARELARFGIRVMTVAPGIFWTPMVDGMPEAVQQSLSASIPFPSRLGKPEEFADLVAYILGNTYLNGETIRLDGAVRLAPK, translated from the coding sequence ATGCAGCTTTCCGATACCCGCGCCGTCATCACCGGCGGCGTTTCCGGCCTTGGCCTGGCCGTGGCCCAGCACCTCGTGGCCCATGGCGGCAAGGTCGCCCTGTTCGACGTCAACGACGACAAGGGTGCGGCGGCTGTTGCGGCACTTGGTGAAGGCCATGCCCGTTATTTCCGCACCGACGTGACCGACGAAGCCGGCGTGGCCGCCAACATGGCGGCGGCGCAGGCGTTCATGGGCGGCCTCAACGCGGCCATCAACTGCGCGGGCATCCTCGGCGCGGGTCGCGTACTGGGCAAGGAAGCACCGATGCCGCTGGCCACCTTCCAGACCACGGTGCTGGTCAACCTGGTGGGCAGCTTCAACGTGGCCAAGGCCGCGGCCGACCTCATGCAGCACAACGCGCCCAACGGCGCCGGCGAGCGCGGCGTGATCGTCAACACCGCCAGCGTGGCCGCATACGAAGGGCAGATCGGCCAGGCCGCGTATTCGGCCTCGAAGGGCGGCGTGGTCGGCATGACGCTGCCGATGGCGCGCGAACTGGCCCGCTTCGGCATCCGCGTGATGACCGTGGCGCCGGGCATCTTCTGGACGCCGATGGTCGACGGCATGCCGGAAGCCGTGCAGCAGTCGCTCAGCGCCTCCATCCCGTTCCCGTCCCGCCTGGGCAAGCCGGAGGAGTTCGCGGACCTGGTGGCCTACATCCTCGGCAATACCTACCTCAACGGCGAAACCATCCGCCTCGACGGCGCAGTGCGGCTCGCTCCCAAGTAA